tgggagtgcaaattagttcaaccactgtggagacagtgtggagattcctcaaggacctggaaatagaaattccatttgacccagcaatcccattactgggtatatatccaaaggattataaatcgttctactataaggacacatgcacacgaatgttcattgcagcagtttacaatagcaaagacctggaaccaacccaaatgcccatcgatgacagactggacagggaaaatgtggcgcaagagcagaaaatcaaacaccgcatgttctcactcataggcaggtgttgaacaatgagaacacatggacacagggaggggagcatcacacactgagttCTGTTGCGGGGAAAcaggagggacagcggtgggtggggagttggggagagatagcatggggagaaatgccagatataggtgaaggggaggaaggcagcaaatcatgctgccatgtgtgtacctatgcaacaatcttgcacgttcttcacatgtaccccaaaacctaaaatgcaattaaaaaaactacaagtgcacgccactatgccttttttttttttttttttttttaagaaatggaggtctattttgctcaggctggccccaagcagtcctcttacctcagcctcccaaagcactaggattccagtcatcagccactgcacctggccttgacaTTGAGTATCTATCTGGCTGAAGGATTCTAGATTTCTGTTAGGCGCAGAAGACTTTGACTATCACTTATTTCCTTCATAAAAGTGAAGTGTTACTTTGATCTGTTTCccttggatctttttttttcttttttttttttcgagatgttgtcttgctctgtcactcaggctggagtgcagtagtgcgatctcagctcactgcaaccaatctccacctcctgggtttaagcacttcacctccctcagtctcccgagtagctgggattccaggcacctgccaccatgcctggcttttgttatttttagtagagatagggtttcaatcatgttggccgggctggtctcaaactcctgacctcaagtgatctgcctgccccagcctcccaaagtgctgggattacaggcataagccaccatgcctggctccttgGATCTTTAAACAACTCAAATTTTGACTATTTAAATTTATCATTCAAAATACAGGgttgattttcaaaaaaattcttaTGAGATTTAACAAAGAGCTTGCTGAACTATCTAAGTATAAATCTCTACCTTCATTTATTTGactaataaattatttgaatgaaTGTATTTCCATCTAATCCTGTGGTGGTCTGGGCTATTCTGTCACACACTCAGAAGGGTCTACAGATCTGTCCTAGTGGGCCTATCATCCCATTACTAATTAATGCTTCAGGATTCTACAGGACAAAAGAATTATCCAGAATATGTttctaagcttttaaaaaattttgggccaggcatggtggttcatgcctgtaatccctgcactttgggatgccaaggtgggaggactgcttgaggctaggaattcaagaccactctaggcaacatagtgagactccacctctattaaatttaaatacaaaataaaagcattttattcttGACAGTACATTACTCAAGTTTATTTTGGAATGTGCCTACTTTTTCAGTTGACAAGTAGTTTTTACCTTtgtacatttgttattttctgttgtaaATAGTGACCATgtgataaaatattatgaaataatacATTCATTATAAAAACAAGCATGATATCTAGAAGTACTCCCGCTatggagtttgagagcagcctggccaacatggtgaaaccccatctctactaaaaatataaaaattaaccaggtgtggtgaggtgtgcttgtaatcccagcaactcgggaggctgaggcagaagaattgcttggaaccagaaggcagaggttgcagtgagccaagactgcaccactgcactccagcctgggagacagagtaagacttgttcttaaaaataaataaataaatacaaagtactCCTGCTATGAATAAAACTTAAGCATTACTATGATCTCTCTTCTTCATGAAAATCATATTACTTGATCTGGAAAGGAAATGAGAACTAAGATTACTGCTCTGttgtggagtctcactctgtcagccaggctggagcacagtggctgcaatcttggcttactacaatcttcatttcctgagttcaagtgagtctcctgcctcagcctctccagtacctgggattacaagtacatgctgccatgaccagctaatttttgtattttcagtagagatggggtttcactatgttggccaggctggtctcgaactcctgagctcaggtgatccatctgcctcggcctcccaaagtgctgggattacaggcgtgagccaccgcactctgTTGCTTTCTGAGAAGATGGAAGCTAAAAGAAACCAAGTATTTTGCTCACTGCGCCCAAATATTTACATCACCATGATGCTAACTTGGCTGATTGCAGAGTCACTCTATTTCATGTCAGGGTATAGGATATATAATTAACCAAATAAAATTAACCTTAATTcaaggtacaataaaaaaaaaaatagaactgatTTCCAGATTGCTTTTGGAGGCTGGGTACCTTCAGAGAGACTGAAGAGAGTGACTGTGATTCAGTATGTTTTTAACTACGGTGCTGCTGACTGAAATGGCAAGCAACTTGGAGCAAAGACAACAGAGGAAACACAAAACCAAATCTGGCAACCATTCATTAAGAACCTTGGAGAACAAAAAGAACTTCGGCTGGGGAAGAAGAATACAATTGGGCTAAAGAGCAGATTCCACAAATTTGCAAAAAACATTTACAGTCATATTTAGGAGCCATCTTGTAAGAACAACAATGTGGGTGACTCTGGCAACAATGGAGTTTCACACTAAGGCCAGTGACTGTCATTTTTCCAATCTGTTCTCCATCTGCTAAGAGATCGctctaaaatgtaaatatgatGCTACTTGTTTCTTAAAAGATATTCTAAAATGattcacaaccagttacagattttaaaaaatccttcctTACTCCAGCTGCTTTACttgaaaaacaaaccaaccaacctttaaaaagatcttttaaaaaaacgaTCTCTGGCAGTCTAGTGGTAGGGGGAAAAACCCAACAGAACCTTTCCAGTGACTCTCAGTGATCTCAGGATGAAGTCTAAATAGCTTAGCGTGACTTAAGGCCCTGCCACTGCCACATGAACCGTGAGGCTGTTGTTCTCTCCCACAGCCCGCCCAAGCCCAAGCCCAAGCCTCTGACTGACATGGCTCACTCACTCTGACCACCAGCACCAAGAGGCCATTCTCTGTGGTGTGTTTGCCAGCTACACACTTCCACATGGGAAGAGGAGGACAGACTGAGAAATCTTCACGCAACTCTATGGTTTCTGCAGAGGCCTCTGTACTCCAGATAAGAAGTGCCCTTGTGACCCTGTACCCAAGGGATACTTTGACAATGATGGACAGATGTCCCTCATTACTAAGTAATGTTACTTAGTAATCCAGTCCCCATGGACTCCCACATGGCATTCTGGAGTTAGCACAGGAATCAGCAGAAGTGATGGAAGTGAAGCCTGAGACAGACCTAGCAGGGCACGTGGAACTGACATACAGCATGCCCAGTGCTGCAGATGATGTGCAGACCCCTTatgctctttttttgagatggagtttcgctcttgttacccaggctggagtgcaatggtgcgatctcggctcaccgcaacctctgcgtcctggattcaggcaattctcctgcctcagcctcccgagtagctgggattacaggcacgcatcaccatgcccagctaattttttgtatttttagtagagacggggtttcaccatgttgaccaggatggtctcgatctcttgaccttgtgatcctcctgcctcggcctcccaaagtgctgggattacaggcgtgagccaccacgcccggccccttatGCTCTTTTTGTGCTGTAGTACTTCCTGAGGAAACACCTCCCCGGCAAGGTCAATTGCCCTCAATGCATCCTCATGGCACCTGCATCATCACACTTACCATgactttcattttacatttatttgtgtgaCTTTTTAATCAGTGTTTTCCTTGTCCCATTAGACTATAAGAAGCATAACAAAAAGGCAACATCACCCCCACCTGCACATGTTGGGGCTCTGAGGTAGATACAAAACAGGACTGCTGGCATCTGAATGAAGCCTTCTGATGCAAGGGTAGGGGGAGGGCACCTGGCCCCCTCAGGTCAGGGAGTTTGGGAAGGTCAGGGTGAGTGCCTCAGTGAGGGGTCTCATTGTACCCGGGGTTGGGAGGAGGATAGGGGAGGGAAACCTGGGAGTGACAGTAACTCAATACATTGAGGATAACAGAGTCAACTTCTCAGAGAACGGAGCTCCATACGTGGAGAAAGTGGCTAGCACAAACTTGGCAGTAATGGACTAGAACTGGGGATGACTGTGAACccctctgtttttgctttttatacatAAATACAGATGTAGACACATGTGTATTTCTTGGCTCTATGTGCTGAGAGGACCTAGAAGCAAAGACACCCATGGTCCTGAGTTCATTCACCCAGTCTCTAGGTGGTGAAAACATGCTGTTCTTCACTAAAGAGTCAGCTCCTTAGAGAAATGCTTGACTTCAAGGCTGGGGCAAGGAAAATACAAGATAAGCCTGGAACATTATGTTACATCACAAAGTAAAGAAGTGCCCAAAGAATTATGGGGAATTgtcaaaaggacacagaagccaACTTTAAGGGACTCCTACTGGCTGGGTCTGGGACATTCTAAGcgttaaaataatgaagaaatagatgATAACcctttaagtaaaacaaaatgagcCATGGTCCATAGTGATATAGGTAAGCAAAAGAatagataaatggaaaagaagggaaaggtCTAGAGCAGAATGCAAATAATAAATGCAGATGGAATTTCAGTATCACTATTTGGCAATCATCACAGTAATAACTGATTCAGATAGGAATCATCAACCGATGTTAAATTTAGTGGATAAGAGTCTGATAAGGAATAGGATTTCATACAGTCTCAAGTATCTCCTGACTTATTAATTTCAACATATTATTAAGTTTACATTGGAGAAACCTGGCAGAAATCATCTTAACAAAGTGAAAAAGTTAATATACCAGTAAGGAGATAAATCAACATCAGGTGCCTCCTGATACAACGAATGCACTGAGAAGAGCCCTACATGACATCTACATGAGTATTCACATCTAAAATGCCTAAGTCACAAAGAAACAACATGAACACAAATGGAAGGAAACTCTACCAAATAACTGGCCTACAGTCTTCAAAACTGCCAAGGTCAAAAAAGACAAGGAGTAACAGAGGAACTACTCCAGACTGAAGACATGACAATTCTATACACCTATGATCCTGGACCTACAATGAGGTTGGTGGAGATggtcacattaatttttttttttttgagacagagtttcacttttgttacccgggctggagtgcaatggcgtgatctcggctcaccgcaacctccgcctcctgggttcaggcaattctcctgcctcagcctcctgagtagctgggattacaggcacgcgccaccatgcccagctaatttttgtatttttaggagagacggggtttcaccatgttgaccaggatggtctcgatctcttgacctcgtgatccacccgcctcggcctcccaaagtgctgggattacaggcttaagccaccgcgcccggcacattaatattattatattaactTCCTGATTTATAGGATTGTTCTGTGGTTAAAAATGAGTATCCTTGTACTCAGGTAATATACATTTAAGTATTTGCAACACATTTACAAATGGTTCAGAAATGTTAATATTGGGGTATCTAGGTAAAGGGCACTATGCAaactttatgaaaatttaaaattattaaaaacaagttttaaaaaatgctgtctATTCCCGAAATAGAAGACAAATAAATTTTGAGGATAAAACAATGAAGTTAATGGTGAATCAAAACAGGTTCTGGCTCCGCCCATACCAGAATTTCACCATggtttcattatttaaatttaaggaCTATGTAACTCCATGTACTCACCATAACATCAGCTATCCTAACAttcaaattaaaaggaaaatatagggcctggcgcggtggctcacgcctgtaatccctatactttgggaggccgaggcgggcggatcaagaggtcagagatcgagaccatcctggccaacaaggtgaaaccccatctctactaaaaatacaaaaagttagttgggcgtggtggtgcacgcctatagtcctagctactcgggaggctgaggcaggagaattgcttgaatgctggaggtggagactgcagtaagcctaGACTGCGCCAtggtaccacagactgggtgacagtgcaagactctgactcaaaaaaaaagagagaaaagaaaaagaatatatccAAAATCAAAAGAGGTCTACTTGACTATCCACACTCCAGAGGAACACAGGTTataatactttttgaaaaaatctGTATCTTAACATTGTAATGTGTATTTACATTTGAAGTATGGCCATGTCTACAATGGTaacttttttgtaaaaaataattagtCATTGTCCTAATTCTGGAACATAATACTAATTTTCAAATACAGTACGAATGGCAGATCCTGCAGGAAACATTCAGTATGCAGACAGACCAAGCTGTGAAACTTAAATACTATGTCATACCATGATTTCTTTTTGATGGCAAACATGCTAAAtttgttatttgtaaaataaactaaaattagaaaGCAATTAAAATCTGTAAGACATGGCTGGTACTTTACCTTTGTTCTTAGAAAGAATGATTTGTCTTCTGTTTCGACAATGTAGAACAGGAAAGTACTTTTACAAGCTTCTTTCATAACACTTCTTAGTTTGACATGCAAACTCGTGCACAAGTCTGTGATCACGTCTTCATAGGAGGCTGACCGTCCTGGGAAAGGCAGATACATCTCTTGAACAGTGGCTTCTCCAGAAGCATCATTTAACTCTTTGTGTTGGAAAACAGCTTGGTTGCTATTCATCATCACCTTGTTGAATTCGGCATACTCATTGAGAATAAGTGAAATATTTCGAGATTCCTTCAACGTACTGTTATATTTCAGTTTGTTGAGGTGGAATGAAACAGTCTGATTTCTTTGAGAATTTGTAAGATCTCTATTGTGACATCTCTCTCTCCAAGAGGAAGAGCTGTCCAGATTGCTGGCTGTGTGGCCTCTCCTGGGCTGCCCCTGTGGTCTGGGATCTGACTCCACAACTGTTATCAGAAGGGGGCTCCTGCTCCTAGGTGCAGGATGCAGAATTGGGGCCTCAGATATTTTTGTCAAAGGAAAAGCACCAATGGAGCTCTGGGTAGGTAACTCCTTTGGAAAGACATTGGTGGATGAGGCAGAATGCTGAGAATCCCCATTCTTTATGGTCTGTTTTAGTTTATGTGCAAAACGCAGATACTCCAGGTCTAAAGTGTTCTGGGTGAGGTCGTCTGCCACCTGCCAAGTGCTTGTCCATGAGCTCAGGCCACAGCTTGCAGTGAAACTTGGGTGCCTCCTCAGGCTGTGTGAAGTTCTCGTGGTGTCTTTGAGCTCTTTCGTTACAGAGAAGTTGGCATAAGTCCTGAGGATCCCGTGGACATCTCGGATTTGGACATAACGTGGCACAcacatctcttctttctttatccCCGTGGTCCAGCGTCTGGGAGGGGGGCTTGTCTCCATGCCTGGAACCCGGCTGGAGCAGCCCCAGTCCTCTTGGTTGTTGTTGTGGATTTTCAATGACGATTCATAGCCATCTGTGGCAACATCTTCTTTTTTCCTGGTGTAACTACCTCTTAAAGCATAAGAATCCTCCAAATTGAATTTGGGATTTCTACAATCACCAAGCAGGTCTAGATCAGAATCTCCAGAAAGCAGTTCATACTGCATGTTGGAATTTACACTGACCTCTGCATCTCTGCCTGGGATTTCAGAACCAGCCTCAGCCTTGATCCCCTCCTCACTGTTCTCAATTTCTATGTGTTCTGTGGATACTCCACAAACAGAAGTTTCAAAAGATTCTGAAACAAAGGAGGCCGAAGGCTCTTTACTGAGATTTTCCCTGGTGTCTgctgtattttggtagagatcaGCACAAAGGGAGAAAACTCCAACATTCAACAGCTCCTTTGTTTCACATGTTGACACATTTGGCAGTGTGTGTATGGTTTCGCATTCACCTTTTAGAGATGTGGTGTTGGACTGAGGGCCATCAGTGCCTAGACCTGTGGTTTCTTTGGGTAACTCAGCTTCAGTTTCACCATTGTTAAGCAAACTGGCCACTCTGACTGCTGGTATTTCCTGTGCCTGAAACTCAGGCTCTGCATTTATTGGTCTTACATAATGGGTTATTATATCACTGTCTGAGGAAGAACTAAGTGTTGAGACCACTGAACATACGCATCCCTGCGTAGAATAAGCTCCATCAACTGAAGCAGCTTTCAAGGACTTCACCTGTGGATAAATGCCTTCATCTGCTTTCAGATCACTGTTAAAGAGATTTTTCTGACTGCTTTTAGGGCTAGTCTGCTGTTTTACTGACACATTCACTGTAACACTTGGTGCAGCTGTGGAAACCAATGTGCCAGACAAAGACTTATTTTCAATAACATTTCTAGGACAAAATGGAGGTTCACTGGACTCCAGGACAAGATGTTTCAGGTCCAAATTTCTGTTCTCTACACTAATTGGCTGCAACAGATTTCCTGATTTTATCAGTTTTTCAGGAGGAGGACTGAAGTCACCTCTGTATTCAGCAGCTAAGGCAGGCTGGTTTAACTCCCTACCACAGCACCGCACCTTTCCTGAGAAAGTTAAATCCTTATCATGCTCACTTGAGACAATTTCCTCAGTTACTTTACCAGGAAGGGTCGGTCTATCTTTTCTTCCTGGATGATCAGTTATTATTAGAGGCATTTCAGCAGAGACCTGCATTTGTTGTACCTGGGTAAAATTATCTTGCCCTACTGGATGGGTAGGACcaacaaaaaaattttctgttatgCCTAAATCTTCTGACTTACACTGGGAGACTCTGTTGCTCTTCTCACACTGTGTACCacgaaattttaaaatgcatggaGTCACAGCTTGATATGGTCGTGTCTCTTTAACTGGTACTGGAGGGTCAGGACTAGAAGCTGGTGATACTTCCTCAATTAAGGGATCAAAGGGAAAATCAGAGGTCACATTAATTTCCTCTGCAATCTCAAGGGTgcaattttcttttgaaagtatTAAAGTAACTGGTTGTAAATTATCcccttttctgtcctttttttctaCTGGTTCTTCTGACACTGTAGGATATACCGACTCATAATCAGCAGAATTCACTTCTCCGCTTTCTGTGAGAGCCACCTCTTCTGGTTTACCTATTTCCTCAGCGACATCCTGATGTTCTAAATTTGAGAATGCGTGCTCCTGAAGTTGCTCTATTTCAACAGCTGGCATTTCTTCTCTGGGACTTGTAGGTGGTGATATTGTCAGCGCTAGGTCAATGTCAGAATCTTCCTCTGTTAACTCTAGGCTGACCTCTCTATTCAGAGACAGGCTTGTTTGTTTCATAAATACTGAATCAAATGCTTTGAAATTCATCTTTTCAATGTTTGGACCATTCTTGTCATTCTTCCTTAGTTCCAAAGAGTCACCTGATGTGTAGCATCCTGATGAAACGCGGTTAAGTGAACACAGCTTTCCCAAGGAAGTAAAGGGTGATGATGAGTCAACTTCAACTTGTGTCAGTTCTAGAAGTCCTTCTGAAGATAGGCCGAGGAGACTCCGAGTCTGCGAAAGGAAATCCTGAGTGCATCTCACTTCTTCACGGGGTAATGGATAACTAGAACTTTTAACTAATGATAATGCCTCCATTACCATTGCTTTATCAGACGGTAGTGAGACTGGAAGAGGCATCTCTTTCTGTAACACACACATTTCTTTATCAAGTGTCTCTCTACCTACTGAGGAGGCACAAAGGTACTTAGTGCCTTTCTGTCCTGCCATTACCAGAGAGGGAATGTCCCTAAGGccttgtgtttgtgttttatccAAGGTCGATACAGGATGTCTAAGGCTTGCAGCAGGTGATACTTGCTTAATCAACTCATTATTAAAGGTTGTAGGTTCCTCAGCTGTATTTACAACTTCTGTCTGTATTGGtacatatgcttttttttcaAAGGGGAGAGTAACTGGCTCCAGATTAATCACTACATATTCCATATTGTCATCCTTTCTTTCCAAGGAAGGCTGACACTCATTGTTTATGGGGCTGCTATGCTGAATACAGTCCTGTAaagcatctgtttttgtttgtatggGTGCATCAGGAACATCCACTTGGTTTTCAAGGGAGCTGTACGCAGAGCTCTGACACATCACTGGCTGACTACCAGTCCCATCGTCAGTCCTGGTGAATGTAGCCTGAGTAACAGTGCCACTGTAAAAAGGAACTCTTGTGCTATCCAGTGGCTGAGAAATTTCTTCTTCACTAGAAACAGAAGGTCCATTAGTTTGTGTAGTTCCAATACCAGAAAGCACAACATTAGAACTCTCCAGTTTATCTGATGATTCTTGTTTAGCTTCTTCCCCAATTACCTGAAATGACCAAAGTAAAAATCAGTcacataaatgttttttaaatgattacgtatgtgaagaacagaaaagacaaaaattaattttagtttgcGAATGCTCTTTTGAATCTTCTGATCTGTAAGAATGTCACAGGGTACAAATCAAGCAACTCCCTCTTTTGAAGCAGGCTTAAAATAACCCCCAATGGGATTTGCTTTTTTTAAGACTATACAGAGAAGGGCTCTGAAACTgtgaagcttttttttctttttaaatgagctttttgaaagaaaaatagctaGACCACTGACAATTTAAGAGACTTCAAATGCAGCCTGTTTGCTGATTAGCACCACTTAATCCAGAAATGTAGCACTAGAGAAAAAGcactcaattttgtttttaataaatgagattggaactttttttttaaagacaatcttgctctgtcgccaggctggagtacagtggcacgatctcagctcactgcaaccttttcccaggttcaagtgattcccctgcctcagcctccccagtagctgggattacaggcatgtgccaccaagcccagctaactttcgtactttttagtagagacagggtttcactatgttggccaagacggtttttttttttttttttttttaaagacagggtctcactttatcacccaggctggagtgcagttgagtgatcggctcactgtaacctttgcctcccgggttccagtgattctgcctcagcctcctgagtagctgggattacaggtgcatgccaccatgtcaggctaatttctgtatttttagtagagacaggtttcatcatgttggccaggctggtcttgaactcctgacctcaagtgatccacccaccttggcctcccaaagtgctgggattacatgtgtgagtcaccACGGCCAgcctaaaagataatttttaaaaagcaaagaataatgTTTTTAACATCAGTTCTCAATTAGACTGTAAGTATACCATCATCTGAAACTTTCCCATGAGGCAACAAAGTAAATTAATTACTACCCGCTGTACTCAGAGTACACTGATTGTTGTGAATAAAGGCCCCTCATCCCTTAGTTATCTTCTTTGCACAAAACTGGAGAtacttcctttctcattttaataCCTCCTATTCTACAGGGCAACTGAAATTTGTCAATGTGGTTTGCATTCATAAATTGAACTAATGGGATTGACTTAAACAGTAGCAACCAGGATTTAGGTTAAACATTAGCAGAGCTATTATCTCAGGACAGTTCTGAGAACCTCATCAGCAggttggtgttttttgttttatttacagcCATGGT
The genomic region above belongs to Saimiri boliviensis isolate mSaiBol1 chromosome 8, mSaiBol1.pri, whole genome shotgun sequence and contains:
- the TASOR2 gene encoding protein TASOR 2 isoform X2 gives rise to the protein MEPKTMAPPAHKSILECSENVLMSPWKGKLIIQDRMLCDIALRSTYGTAIPTQLPQELDFKYVMKVSSLKKRLPEAAFRKQNYLEQKVCFQDLCFNLYEVELSNRQGENIDKLTECIKNKQLAIIKCLEDRGFFILLTSSALLSEPDFGGKQMGLHGLHLFHSPRSAGVKDLKFEDDISVKVIPILPALNCALLETKKSLPEERIHPNTLVKHHFQERYKADRSPSLTVAPQERMKDPTFLGKLPSGFDLIPPAEKCPLESLTELHSYFSDPSAYILEVSTALDLLAEHPQSPSVSDGICDAGFSLVMTPDPEFLDSEVEVRKETETRKNSEEVLKAKKRVVVPLSPSSNLRVQPKRKASMPHVVRSKKMNLCRPFPKRTAPRADNSLDSPTTLKLVKGQFPQKRKRGAEVLTAQFVQKAKLDRKNQEAPISKDVPVPTKAKRARKQEKSPVKTVPRAKPPVKKSPQKQRVNIVKSNQNPRIRKQPQPVKGETVSKLQSEISRDGQEDGISINNVQPENTTVAHNDLAENSIVNYDSQALNMLADLALSSATSSTPVSEPRNLHSSSELPQNDILLSKENSLRGTSDHEYHRGVKSQKGGLLPNPSSDRKSNSGSDLTVSQNEESLVACSQTPAKAQSALTEETLESSDASQSSSVSVEHSYALLLTEELKKHLQEKETPSPPFPKNGTKSPEAVTPVGKVMPFRHQPGLLLQPKPSDEPVVKYKDRPKSSGAKESCSHIVFSCDDSVKITFKCETEYAFSLDSKYTNHPLEKTVVRALHGPWNTDLPDNVEEVKLLLHMWVALFYSNQNKIIRSSRKVVEHSNPAKFVSINSTLESCELSEIEESLDLERCSADPLLETNEISRCHAAEVSFHDPNCLLPFIKTPPTRGLELCVQNKQKKAFARECHPVIQENQNFVCSYNNEVIGEEAKQESSDKLESSNVVLSGIGTTQTNGPSVSSEEEISQPLDSTRVPFYSGTVTQATFTRTDDGTGSQPVMCQSSAYSSLENQVDVPDAPIQTKTDALQDCIQHSSPINNECQPSLERKDDNMEYVVINLEPVTLPFEKKAYVPIQTEVVNTAEEPTTFNNELIKQVSPAASLRHPVSTLDKTQTQGLRDIPSLVMAGQKGTKYLCASSVGRETLDKEMCVLQKEMPLPVSLPSDKAMVMEALSLVKSSSYPLPREEVRCTQDFLSQTRSLLGLSSEGLLELTQVEVDSSSPFTSLGKLCSLNRVSSGCYTSGDSLELRKNDKNGPNIEKMNFKAFDSVFMKQTSLSLNREVSLELTEEDSDIDLALTISPPTSPREEMPAVEIEQLQEHAFSNLEHQDVAEEIGKPEEVALTESGEVNSADYESVYPTVSEEPVEKKDRKGDNLQPVTLILSKENCTLEIAEEINVTSDFPFDPLIEEVSPASSPDPPVPVKETRPYQAVTPCILKFRGTQCEKSNRVSQCKSEDLGITENFFVGPTHPVGQDNFTQVQQMQVSAEMPLIITDHPGRKDRPTLPGKVTEEIVSSEHDKDLTFSGKVRCCGRELNQPALAAEYRGDFSPPPEKLIKSGNLLQPISVENRNLDLKHLVLESSEPPFCPRNVIENKSLSGTLVSTAAPSVTVNVSVKQQTSPKSSQKNLFNSDLKADEGIYPQVKSLKAASVDGAYSTQGCVCSVVSTLSSSSDSDIITHYVRPINAEPEFQAQEIPAVRVASLLNNGETEAELPKETTGLGTDGPQSNTTSLKGECETIHTLPNVSTCETKELLNVGVFSLCADLYQNTADTRENLSKEPSASFVSESFETSVCGVSTEHIEIENSEEGIKAEAGSEIPGRDAEVSVNSNMQYELLSGDSDLDLLGDCRNPKFNLEDSYALRGSYTRKKEDVATDGYESSLKIHNNNQEDWGCSSRVPGMETSPPPRRWTTGIKKEEMCVPRYVQIRDVHGILRTYANFSVTKELKDTTRTSHSLRRHPSFTASCGLSSWTSTWQVADDLTQNTLDLEYLRFAHKLKQTIKNGDSQHSASSTNVFPKELPTQSSIGAFPLTKISEAPILHPAPRSRSPLLITVVESDPRPQGQPRRGHTASNLDSSSSWRERCHNRDLTNSQRNQTVSFHLNKLKYNSTLKESRNISLILNEYAEFNKVMMNSNQAVFQHKELNDASGEATVQEMYLPFPGRSASYEDVITDLCTSLHVKLRSVMKEACKSTFLFYIVETEDKSFFLRTKNLLRKGGHTEIEPQHFCQAFHRENDTLIVIIRNEDISSHLHQIPSLLKLKHLPSVVFAGVDGPGDVLDHTYQELFRAGGFVVSDDKILEALTLVQLKEIIKILEKLNGNGRWKWLLHYRESKKLKEDERVDSTAHKKNIILKSFQSANIIELLHYHHCDSRSTTKAEVLKCLLNLQIQHINARFAVFLTDKPTIPREIFENSGILVTGVNNFIENIQKVAAPFRSSY